The following proteins are co-located in the Mesorhizobium australicum WSM2073 genome:
- a CDS encoding alpha-D-ribose 1-methylphosphonate 5-triphosphate diphosphatase, which produces MTAETVLSNARIVLADEIVEGSLVLRDGLIAGIDGDAARTGEDMGGDFIIPGLVELHTDHLEGHYAPRPKVRWNPIAAVLAHDAQVATAGITTVLDALRVGMDEDADLTLDDIRKLADAIEDSVARDRLRADHFLHLRCEVSAPDCLDAFANFDGDERVKLASLMDHAPGQRQFVNLETYAYYYQRKLKLSDRDFQKFCEKRMAESARNSGPNRVFIAAACQERGIVLASHDDATSAHVDEAVEQGVRVAEFPTTEEAARASKAAGLGVLMGAPNVMRGASHSGNVSARTLASDGLLDILSSDYIPFSLIQSAFFLGDMVEGISLPQAVAMVSKNPAQAVGLDDRGVIEQGRRADLVRVRVDDHVPVVRTVWRQGRRVA; this is translated from the coding sequence ATGACCGCCGAAACTGTTCTTTCCAACGCCCGCATCGTTCTTGCCGACGAGATCGTCGAAGGGTCACTGGTGCTGCGCGATGGCTTGATCGCCGGCATCGATGGCGATGCTGCCCGGACCGGCGAGGACATGGGCGGCGACTTTATCATTCCAGGGCTGGTCGAACTCCACACCGACCATCTCGAGGGCCATTATGCGCCGCGGCCGAAAGTGCGCTGGAACCCGATCGCCGCGGTGCTCGCCCATGACGCGCAGGTGGCGACCGCCGGCATCACGACCGTGCTCGATGCCTTGCGCGTCGGCATGGACGAGGACGCCGACCTGACATTGGACGACATTCGCAAGCTGGCCGATGCGATCGAGGACAGCGTCGCGCGGGATCGTCTGCGGGCCGATCACTTCCTGCATCTTCGCTGCGAGGTTTCAGCACCGGATTGCCTCGACGCATTCGCCAATTTCGACGGTGACGAACGGGTCAAGCTGGCGTCGCTGATGGACCATGCGCCAGGCCAGCGCCAGTTCGTCAACCTTGAAACCTATGCCTACTACTACCAGCGCAAGCTGAAACTCTCGGATCGCGATTTCCAGAAATTCTGCGAGAAGCGGATGGCCGAATCGGCACGCAACTCCGGGCCGAACCGCGTCTTCATCGCCGCCGCCTGCCAGGAGCGCGGCATCGTGCTCGCCAGCCATGACGACGCCACGTCGGCTCATGTCGACGAGGCCGTCGAGCAGGGCGTGCGGGTCGCCGAGTTCCCGACCACCGAGGAAGCGGCGCGGGCCTCGAAGGCCGCCGGGCTCGGCGTGCTGATGGGCGCGCCCAATGTCATGCGCGGCGCCTCGCATTCGGGCAATGTCTCGGCACGCACCTTGGCCAGCGATGGCCTGCTCGACATCCTGTCGTCCGACTACATTCCCTTCAGCCTGATCCAGTCGGCCTTCTTCCTGGGCGACATGGTGGAAGGCATTTCGCTGCCGCAGGCCGTCGCCATGGTTTCCAAGAACCCGGCGCAGGCCGTCGGCCTCGACGACCGCGGCGTCATCGAGCAGGGCCGTCGCGCCGATCTGGTGCGCGTGCGCGTCGACGATCATGTTCCGGTCGTACGCACCGTCTGGCGGCAGGGGCGCCGGGTGGCATGA
- a CDS encoding DUF1045 domain-containing protein translates to MRYAIYFTPRQDEPLARIAADWLGRDPFGAATRPVEAVADLSAAEVAFHTASARRYGFHATLKAPFHLAATETETSLRAALDHFAEVTPVVTIPRLIVSQIDSFFALVPEGPLPPLNRFADNVVRDFDRFRAPLSEAEIERRSPDSLKPAEFRNLCQWGYPYVFETFRFHMTLSGRAGPQESPRLRAAIDSLFADVLRQPVLVDALTLFVEPEPGAPFMVLSQHALGRRPARKTA, encoded by the coding sequence ATGCGTTATGCCATTTATTTCACTCCTAGGCAGGACGAGCCGCTGGCGCGCATCGCCGCCGACTGGCTAGGCCGCGATCCCTTCGGTGCCGCGACCAGGCCGGTTGAGGCCGTTGCCGATCTGTCGGCAGCGGAAGTGGCCTTCCACACGGCCTCGGCACGCCGCTATGGCTTTCACGCGACGCTGAAGGCGCCCTTCCATCTGGCTGCCACGGAGACCGAGACCTCGCTGCGCGCGGCGCTGGATCATTTTGCCGAGGTTACGCCTGTCGTCACGATCCCGCGCCTTATCGTCAGCCAGATCGACAGCTTCTTCGCGCTGGTGCCGGAAGGGCCGCTGCCGCCGCTCAACCGCTTCGCCGACAATGTGGTACGCGATTTCGACCGGTTTCGCGCACCGCTGTCAGAGGCCGAGATCGAGCGGCGCAGCCCGGATTCGCTGAAGCCGGCCGAGTTTCGCAATCTCTGCCAATGGGGCTATCCCTATGTCTTCGAGACCTTCCGCTTCCACATGACCCTGTCCGGCCGGGCCGGCCCACAGGAAAGCCCTCGCCTGCGCGCCGCCATCGACAGCCTTTTCGCCGATGTGTTGCGCCAGCCCGTGCTGGTGGATGCGCTGACATTGTTCGTCGAACCCGAACCCGGCGCGCCATTCATGGTGCTTTCCCAGCACGCGCTCGGACGCCGCCCGGCCCGGAAAACCGCCTGA